In Alteromonas naphthalenivorans, one DNA window encodes the following:
- the smpB gene encoding SsrA-binding protein SmpB: MKKNKANKNTTGTIAQNKKARHDYFLEDKFEAGIQLQGWEIKSIRSGKVNISDCYVIIQNAEAYLVGCRISPLNQASTHVVCEPERARKLLLKKRELDRLMGARDRQGYSIVATAMYWKKCWVKLEINLAKGKHERDKRDSLKDQDWQRQKERMMKHSV, encoded by the coding sequence ATGAAAAAGAATAAAGCCAACAAAAACACCACCGGTACCATCGCGCAAAACAAAAAAGCGCGCCACGACTATTTCCTAGAGGACAAATTTGAAGCAGGTATTCAGCTTCAAGGCTGGGAAATAAAAAGTATCCGCTCAGGTAAAGTTAACATTTCCGATTGCTATGTGATTATTCAAAATGCCGAAGCTTATTTGGTAGGTTGTCGCATAAGCCCGTTGAACCAAGCATCTACTCACGTTGTGTGTGAACCCGAACGTGCGCGTAAATTGTTATTGAAAAAGCGCGAACTAGACCGACTAATGGGTGCAAGAGACCGACAAGGTTATTCTATTGTAGCCACAGCCATGTATTGGAAGAAATGCTGGGTTAAGTTAGAAATCAATCTTGCTAAAGGTAAGCATGAGAGAGACAAACGAGACTCGTTAAAAGATCAAGACTGGCAACGTCAGAAAGAAAGAATGATGAAACACAGCGTTTAA
- a CDS encoding type II toxin-antitoxin system RatA family toxin: MASIQRSALVAHSAQAMFDLVNDVAAYPQFLPGCRDSKVLEASGENMKASLLVAKAGIKQWFTTHNELEPGKRIDMQLVDGPFRYLTGGWTFSALSDEACKIELNLEFEFTNKLVEMAFGKIFNNLAANMVVAFTERARSVYA, from the coding sequence ATGGCGAGTATACAACGCAGTGCATTGGTAGCACACAGCGCCCAGGCTATGTTCGACTTGGTAAATGATGTTGCGGCTTACCCGCAGTTCTTACCAGGTTGTCGAGACAGCAAGGTTTTAGAAGCATCTGGTGAAAACATGAAAGCCTCGTTGTTAGTGGCAAAAGCAGGCATTAAGCAGTGGTTCACTACCCATAACGAACTTGAACCAGGTAAGCGTATAGATATGCAGCTTGTCGATGGGCCGTTTCGCTATTTAACTGGCGGTTGGACGTTTTCAGCGTTATCTGACGAAGCCTGTAAAATAGAGTTAAACCTTGAGTTTGAATTTACCAATAAGTTAGTAGAAATGGCATTTGGCAAAATCTTCAATAACTTGGCAGCGAATATGGTGGTTGCGTTCACTGAACGTGCTAGGAGTGTTTACGCGTGA
- a CDS encoding RnfH family protein, producing the protein MSEGLMHIEVAYALPTKQSLVDVSINKGATVEEVIQASNLLNEYPDIDLSSTKVGIWSRVVKLRDTVKDGDRIEIYRPLIADPKEIRKRRAEKAKEEGRADKVTGGRVNPLKAADKNTD; encoded by the coding sequence GTGAGTGAAGGCTTAATGCACATTGAAGTAGCTTATGCACTTCCTACTAAGCAGTCTTTGGTGGATGTGTCGATAAACAAAGGTGCAACCGTAGAAGAGGTAATTCAAGCTTCGAATCTATTAAATGAGTACCCAGATATCGATTTATCGAGCACCAAAGTAGGCATTTGGAGCCGCGTGGTTAAATTGCGCGACACGGTCAAAGATGGCGACAGAATAGAAATTTACCGCCCACTTATTGCCGACCCGAAAGAAATTAGAAAACGCCGCGCCGAAAAAGCCAAAGAAGAAGGCCGTGCCGACAAAGTAACTGGCGGCAGGGTTAATCCGCTGAAAGCTGCAGATAAAAATACTGACTAA